In Candidatus Dormiibacterota bacterium, a single genomic region encodes these proteins:
- a CDS encoding energy transducer TonB produces the protein MANKDDRSRYLTTGERIRNFTGWAFALAIFLELIALPFYHSLNQAQSGPTEKPFTIARQTIKPPPTPPPPTPTPPPTPQPRQTPQHVVHPNPRPLLVHPPPVHSQGAGSQTQTHYTPPPNASVNGNPQGTATASPAAAPPASCPNPNREATVISKATADYPQSAQELNLGDVTVEIKVTVGASGTLQDATVYSSSHNMAIDQAALRAARESTYAPKLVNCVPAVGIYLFDVTFTMN, from the coding sequence ATGGCGAACAAAGACGACAGAAGCCGTTACCTTACTACGGGCGAGCGCATCCGGAACTTCACCGGATGGGCGTTCGCGCTGGCGATCTTTCTCGAGTTGATCGCGCTGCCGTTCTATCACAGCTTGAATCAGGCGCAATCCGGGCCGACGGAGAAGCCGTTCACGATCGCTCGGCAGACGATCAAGCCGCCGCCGACGCCGCCGCCGCCCACCCCGACCCCGCCGCCGACGCCGCAGCCGCGGCAGACGCCGCAGCACGTGGTGCACCCGAATCCTCGTCCGCTGTTGGTGCACCCGCCTCCGGTGCATAGCCAAGGCGCGGGCAGCCAGACGCAGACGCATTACACCCCGCCGCCGAACGCGAGCGTGAACGGGAATCCGCAAGGAACGGCAACCGCGTCGCCCGCGGCGGCGCCTCCGGCCTCTTGTCCGAATCCGAACCGCGAAGCCACGGTTATCTCTAAAGCGACCGCGGACTACCCCCAATCGGCGCAGGAGCTCAATCTGGGTGACGTCACGGTCGAGATCAAGGTGACCGTGGGCGCGAGCGGCACGCTGCAGGACGCGACCGTCTACTCGAGCTCGCACAACATGGCGATCGATCAGGCGGCGCTGCGCGCGGCGCGCGAGTCGACGTACGCTCCGAAGCTCGTCAACTGCGTTCCCGCGGTCGGGATCTACCTCTTCGACG